In the genome of Desulfuromonas sp. DDH964, one region contains:
- a CDS encoding 4Fe-4S dicluster domain-containing protein — MEQAVARSEEAAFVTTWRSISRAEIEFFVRSLSNAYEVVGVQERQGRLTLERLDDPAALRLEFPPHVHSPKKFLFPNWEKLFRFRLGGRVLLEPEKAALPRVVFGMHPCDIHAVQVLDDCLFEGEADSAYRAKREATLLVGVDCTPDEHCFCTSMETDRVASGFDLFLHRVENGYLVQSGSPRGEALLARHAPLVAARASESPLPLQLKENQATLQFPVESLAPLLGGVYDHPVWKEIGERCLGCGACTLLCPSCYCFNVQDRLDLNLEGGERVRTWDSCQFDQFTKVASGADFRANQADRQRHRFFRKYKYLWEKHQRTACVGCGRCSRECLARIEPAAVLNDLFAERALPEMVSAPGAEYQPQLAEILTARSLTAGEKVFGLHLPQPVAFEPGAFMEVSVFGLGEAPITIASAPGVGSGSELELVVRAAGNLTRALHRLKPGDMVGVRGPFGSGFPLDAFCGRDVLLVAGGMGMITLRSLLLTILARRDQFGRVLLLYGGHNQEALLFREDLLAWHRSGILDCRFVVNEPGGDWPLPAGDVTQLFCDLDLAPQRSSAAISGPPAMYRFINPLLLRLGFDEERIFLNLERHMKCGLGKCGKCQINDICVCQCGPIFSYSKVKHLREAIEH; from the coding sequence ATGGAGCAAGCCGTCGCCCGCAGCGAGGAGGCCGCCTTCGTCACGACCTGGCGCAGCATCAGCCGGGCCGAGATCGAGTTCTTCGTGCGTTCGCTCAGCAACGCCTACGAGGTGGTCGGCGTGCAGGAGCGCCAGGGGCGCCTGACCCTGGAGCGCCTCGACGACCCGGCGGCGCTGCGCCTCGAGTTTCCCCCCCACGTCCATTCGCCGAAGAAGTTCCTCTTTCCCAACTGGGAAAAGCTGTTCCGTTTCCGCCTCGGCGGGCGGGTGCTCCTCGAACCGGAGAAGGCCGCCCTGCCAAGGGTCGTCTTCGGCATGCACCCCTGCGACATCCACGCGGTGCAGGTGCTCGACGACTGTCTCTTCGAGGGGGAGGCCGACAGCGCCTACCGCGCCAAGCGCGAGGCGACGCTGCTGGTCGGCGTCGACTGCACCCCCGACGAGCACTGCTTCTGCACCAGCATGGAGACCGATCGGGTCGCCAGCGGCTTCGACCTCTTCCTGCACCGGGTCGAGAACGGCTACCTGGTGCAGAGCGGCAGCCCTCGCGGTGAGGCGCTCCTGGCCCGCCATGCACCGCTGGTCGCCGCCCGGGCCAGCGAGTCGCCGCTGCCGCTGCAGCTCAAGGAGAACCAGGCCACCCTGCAGTTCCCGGTCGAGTCGCTGGCGCCGCTCCTCGGCGGCGTCTATGACCACCCGGTCTGGAAGGAGATCGGCGAGCGCTGTCTCGGCTGCGGCGCCTGCACCCTCCTTTGCCCTTCCTGCTACTGCTTCAACGTCCAGGACCGCCTCGACCTCAACCTCGAAGGGGGGGAACGGGTGCGCACCTGGGATTCCTGCCAGTTCGACCAGTTCACCAAGGTCGCCAGCGGCGCCGATTTCCGTGCCAACCAGGCCGATCGCCAGCGCCACCGCTTTTTCCGCAAGTACAAGTACCTCTGGGAGAAGCACCAGCGCACCGCCTGCGTCGGCTGCGGCCGCTGCAGCCGCGAGTGCCTGGCGCGCATCGAGCCGGCCGCCGTCCTCAACGACCTCTTCGCCGAGCGGGCGCTGCCGGAGATGGTCAGCGCGCCGGGAGCCGAATACCAGCCGCAGCTCGCCGAAATTCTCACTGCAAGGTCCCTGACCGCCGGCGAAAAGGTCTTCGGTCTCCACCTGCCGCAGCCGGTCGCCTTCGAGCCGGGGGCCTTCATGGAGGTCTCGGTCTTCGGCCTCGGCGAGGCGCCGATCACCATCGCTTCGGCCCCCGGGGTCGGCAGCGGCAGCGAGCTGGAACTGGTGGTGCGTGCCGCCGGCAACCTCACCCGTGCCCTGCACCGCCTCAAGCCGGGGGACATGGTCGGGGTTCGCGGCCCCTTCGGCAGCGGCTTCCCCCTCGATGCCTTTTGCGGCCGCGACGTGCTGCTGGTTGCCGGCGGCATGGGAATGATCACCCTGCGCTCGCTGCTGCTGACGATCCTCGCCCGCCGCGACCAGTTCGGCCGGGTGCTCCTCCTCTACGGCGGGCACAACCAGGAAGCGCTCCTCTTCCGCGAAGACCTGCTCGCCTGGCACCGCAGCGGCATCCTCGACTGCCGCTTTGTCGTCAACGAACCGGGCGGGGACTGGCCGCTGCCGGCGGGAGACGTTACCCAGCTCTTCTGCGACCTCGACCTGGCGCCGCAGCGGAGCAGCGCGGCTATCTCCGGACCGCCGGCGATGTACCGCTTCATCAATCCGCTGCTGCTGCGGCTCGGCTTCGACGAGGAGCGGATCTTTCTCA
- the nrfD gene encoding NrfD/PsrC family molybdoenzyme membrane anchor subunit produces the protein MTIKALPLRQKFFTPNVFLLLFFMGAGAVFAFFRFFYGFGSVTNLSKAYPFGLWIAFDVACGVALAAGGFTTAAIVEIFGRHKYHPLVRPAILTAFIGYFLVGLAVFFDLGKYYNIWHALIYWNGTSVLFEVAWCVMLYLTVLGIENLPNVVEQFKDNVHLPGRLARLNRPANWLLHRLDWFCGKTMAFFVIAGVVLSFGHQSSLGTMMLIAPYKLHELWYTPLSPLLFLTSAVSVGIPMVIFEGTLAAKFFGRRPETELLSGIAKYVPLFLGTYLLLRLGDLAYRGVLASAFDGSLQGNAFLLEFALFAVPYFLLKRRSIRRDPTLLFLCALSVILAVVLNRFNVFLIGMNMGPGWSYFPSVGEWGVTFAFLAFGVLLYKIGVNYLPILEAEHE, from the coding sequence ATGACTATTAAGGCCCTGCCGCTGCGGCAGAAGTTCTTCACTCCCAACGTCTTTCTCCTCCTCTTCTTCATGGGGGCCGGGGCGGTTTTTGCCTTTTTCCGCTTCTTTTACGGCTTCGGTTCGGTGACCAACCTCAGCAAGGCCTACCCCTTCGGCCTCTGGATTGCCTTCGACGTCGCCTGCGGGGTGGCGCTGGCCGCCGGCGGCTTTACCACCGCGGCGATCGTCGAAATCTTCGGCCGCCACAAGTACCACCCCCTGGTGCGGCCGGCGATCCTCACCGCCTTCATCGGCTATTTCCTGGTCGGCCTGGCGGTCTTCTTCGACCTCGGCAAGTACTACAATATCTGGCACGCACTGATCTACTGGAACGGCACCTCGGTCCTCTTCGAGGTCGCCTGGTGCGTCATGCTCTACCTCACCGTCCTCGGTATCGAGAACCTCCCCAACGTGGTGGAGCAGTTCAAGGACAACGTTCACCTCCCCGGCCGCCTGGCGCGGCTCAACCGCCCGGCCAACTGGCTGTTGCATCGCCTCGACTGGTTCTGCGGCAAGACCATGGCTTTCTTCGTCATTGCCGGGGTGGTCCTCTCCTTCGGCCACCAGTCCTCCCTCGGGACGATGATGCTGATCGCTCCCTACAAGCTCCATGAGCTCTGGTACACTCCCCTCTCGCCGCTCCTCTTTTTGACCTCGGCGGTGAGTGTCGGCATCCCGATGGTGATCTTCGAGGGGACCCTGGCCGCCAAATTCTTCGGCCGCAGGCCCGAGACCGAGCTGCTGTCGGGCATTGCCAAGTACGTGCCCCTCTTCCTCGGTACCTATCTGCTGCTGCGGCTTGGCGACCTCGCCTACCGCGGCGTGCTCGCCAGCGCTTTTGACGGCAGCCTCCAGGGGAACGCTTTCCTCCTCGAATTCGCCCTCTTCGCCGTCCCCTATTTCCTCCTCAAACGGCGCAGCATCCGCCGGGACCCGACCCTCCTCTTCCTCTGCGCCCTGTCGGTGATCCTCGCGGTGGTCCTCAACCGCTTCAACGTCTTTCTCATCGGTATGAACATGGGGCCGGGCTGGTCCTACTTCCCCTCCGTCGGCGAGTGGGGGGTCACCTTCGCCTTCCTCGCCTTCGGCGTCCTCCTCTACAAGATCGGCGTCAACTACCTGCCGATCCTGGAGGCGGAGCACGAATAG
- the hybA gene encoding hydrogenase 2 operon protein HybA — MDLSRRKFLKLGAVAGGSAVCNLARPAAAREMPDIDPDWYGMLNDSTRCIGCKACMVACKKENKLPPESTLGDAATFGAPLYDSPRELSEQTYTLIQLHRDEKTGAATFVKRQCMHCADAACQSACIVGALKKQKNGAVKYDAGMCMGCRYCMVACPFNVPQFEWHAALPSIRKCTLCSETRLEKGEATACASACPAGAITFGKRSELLKIARARIAAEPERYLDQVYGENEVGGTCVLYLTRKDVAFAGLGLQPFGYKPVSDLTESIQHRIFQYFIPPIAVYGVLGGIMFYNQNRKRKAGTEGGDDDY; from the coding sequence ATGGACCTCAGCCGCAGAAAATTCCTCAAGCTCGGCGCGGTGGCCGGCGGCAGTGCCGTCTGTAACCTGGCCCGGCCTGCCGCCGCCCGGGAGATGCCGGACATCGATCCGGACTGGTACGGCATGCTCAACGACTCGACCCGCTGCATCGGCTGCAAGGCCTGCATGGTCGCCTGCAAAAAGGAGAACAAGCTGCCGCCCGAATCGACCCTCGGCGACGCCGCGACCTTTGGCGCTCCCCTCTACGACTCCCCGCGGGAGCTTTCCGAACAGACCTATACCCTGATCCAACTGCACCGGGATGAGAAAACGGGCGCGGCGACCTTCGTCAAGCGCCAGTGCATGCACTGCGCCGACGCCGCCTGCCAGTCGGCCTGCATCGTCGGCGCCCTGAAAAAGCAGAAGAACGGCGCCGTCAAGTACGACGCCGGGATGTGCATGGGCTGCCGCTACTGCATGGTCGCCTGTCCCTTCAATGTCCCCCAGTTCGAATGGCACGCGGCCCTTCCCTCGATCAGGAAATGCACCCTTTGCAGTGAAACCCGACTCGAAAAGGGGGAAGCGACCGCCTGCGCCAGCGCCTGCCCGGCCGGGGCGATCACCTTCGGCAAGCGCAGCGAGCTGCTGAAGATCGCGCGGGCGCGGATCGCGGCCGAACCGGAGCGTTACCTCGACCAGGTTTACGGCGAGAACGAGGTCGGCGGTACCTGCGTCCTCTATCTGACCAGGAAGGATGTCGCCTTCGCCGGCCTCGGCCTGCAGCCTTTCGGCTACAAGCCGGTCTCCGACCTCACCGAGAGCATCCAGCACCGGATCTTCCAGTACTTCATCCCGCCGATCGCCGTCTACGGTGTCCTCGGGGGGATCATGTTCTACAACCAGAACCGCAAGCGCAAGGCGGGGACCGAGGGAGGCGACGATGACTATTAA
- a CDS encoding hydrogenase small subunit, whose amino-acid sequence MPISRRNFLKFSAGGAAALGINLFDNPLLKKAFAQAIQETPVVWLAAGACSGCSVSLLNALAPRIQDVLLDQVIPGHHIALNFHPTVMAAAGDLAMQAMYDTEEKPFLLVVEGSITTADGGRHCEVGEKNGHGITSLEHVTRLGKKAKAVIAIGSCASFGGVPKANMNPSGSKGVMEVFKAQGITTPIINLPGCAAHPDWFVFTVAALLLGGPESVPVDQHGRPQMFYRKLIHDNCPLRGQFDAGKFAQKFGGEGCLYKLGCKGPVAFANCPEKRFNSGTNWCIENGHPCNGCVEPAYPYEDSMWTPVPIAGVTPPALYPPIFTDNRKPIDLTPGYTALAGAAAGVVGVKVLGKKVTKNDQDRDGKE is encoded by the coding sequence ATGCCCATCTCAAGACGTAACTTTCTCAAGTTCTCCGCCGGCGGCGCCGCCGCCCTCGGCATCAACCTCTTCGACAACCCGCTGCTGAAGAAGGCCTTCGCCCAGGCGATCCAGGAGACCCCGGTGGTCTGGCTCGCCGCCGGCGCCTGCAGCGGCTGCAGCGTCTCGCTGCTCAATGCCCTCGCACCGCGCATCCAGGATGTGCTGCTCGACCAGGTGATCCCGGGGCATCACATCGCCCTCAACTTCCACCCGACGGTGATGGCGGCGGCGGGGGATCTGGCAATGCAGGCGATGTACGACACCGAAGAGAAACCCTTTCTCCTCGTCGTCGAGGGGTCGATCACCACCGCCGACGGCGGCCGCCACTGCGAGGTCGGCGAAAAGAACGGTCACGGCATCACCTCCCTTGAGCACGTTACCCGCCTCGGCAAAAAGGCGAAAGCGGTGATCGCCATCGGCAGTTGCGCCTCCTTTGGCGGCGTGCCGAAGGCGAACATGAACCCGAGCGGCTCGAAGGGGGTGATGGAGGTCTTCAAGGCACAAGGGATCACCACCCCGATCATCAACCTCCCCGGCTGCGCCGCCCATCCCGACTGGTTTGTTTTCACCGTGGCGGCACTGCTGCTCGGCGGGCCGGAGTCGGTGCCGGTCGATCAGCACGGCCGGCCGCAGATGTTCTATCGCAAGCTGATCCACGACAACTGCCCGTTGCGCGGCCAGTTCGACGCCGGCAAATTCGCCCAGAAATTCGGTGGCGAAGGGTGTCTCTACAAACTCGGCTGCAAAGGGCCGGTCGCCTTCGCCAACTGCCCGGAGAAGCGCTTCAACTCCGGCACCAACTGGTGCATCGAGAATGGCCACCCCTGCAACGGCTGTGTCGAGCCGGCCTATCCCTACGAGGATTCAATGTGGACGCCGGTGCCGATTGCCGGGGTCACCCCGCCCGCCCTCTACCCGCCGATCTTTACCGACAACCGCAAACCGATCGACCTGACCCCGGGCTACACCGCCCTGGCCGGGGCGGCGGCCGGCGTGGTCGGCGTCAAGGTGCTCGGGAAGAAGGTGACCAAAAACGACCAGGACCGCGACGGGAAGGAGTAA
- a CDS encoding hydrogenase maturation protease, which yields MIPALIEPARPPILVMGVGNILRQDDGFADAVLQRLEALELPESIELFDAGTSAIDLMDIFNGREKLVVIDAVRGGQPPGTLYRFSPEEVEAQALPMNSLHQVGLIETLRVGELVDCKPKSTVVIGVQPAATGLGIGLTPAVAAAVERAVALVLNEITNA from the coding sequence ATGATCCCAGCCCTGATCGAGCCGGCCCGTCCGCCGATCCTGGTGATGGGGGTGGGGAATATCCTGCGCCAGGACGACGGCTTTGCCGACGCGGTGCTGCAGCGCCTCGAGGCGCTGGAACTGCCCGAGAGCATCGAGCTCTTCGACGCCGGCACCAGCGCCATCGATCTGATGGATATTTTCAACGGCCGCGAAAAGCTCGTCGTCATCGACGCAGTGCGTGGCGGCCAGCCCCCCGGCACCCTCTACCGCTTCAGCCCGGAAGAGGTCGAGGCGCAGGCGCTGCCAATGAATTCCCTGCACCAGGTCGGCCTGATCGAGACCTTGCGGGTCGGCGAGCTGGTCGACTGCAAGCCGAAAAGCACGGTGGTGATCGGCGTGCAGCCGGCAGCGACCGGGCTCGGCATTGGCCTGACCCCCGCCGTGGCGGCGGCGGTCGAGCGGGCGGTGGCGCTGGTGCTGAACGAGATCACCAATGCCTAA
- a CDS encoding nickel-dependent hydrogenase large subunit produces MTAKIVIDPVSRIEGHLKIEAMVENGVVKEAKSSGMMYRGFENILLGRDPRDAARIMQRICGVCPTSHGLAATFALDEVYGVNGSITDNGRILRNLIQGANFVQSHILHFYQLAALDYVDVTAVADYSGSDPELQKVRDFIARGHLGPFVPRYEGDYRLTKEENRLAVAHYVQALNMRRLAHEAVAVFGGKMPHNMSIVAGGVTCAPTLDKMAAFLWKIEQLADFIDHVYLPDVLMVARRYSDYFGVGAGCRQFLSFGVFDLDSDPDLTKRQRYLPQGIVKGSDLKLRRFDPTRVTEEVENSWFAADGPVHPYDGQTVADRDKAGAYSWVKSPRYAGEVLEVGPLARMLAAYAAGDRQVQGEVNGVLGQFKASPDALCSVLGRHAARAIEAKIVAEQLKAWVLQLKPGEPTFTDFNLDVTSRGMGLHEAPRGALGHWIVAEGGKVKNYQAIVPTTWNAGPMDGKGQPGPIEQSLIGTRVKDQRNPFELVRIVRAYDPCLSCAVHAVTPKGEDLGHLVVGGAA; encoded by the coding sequence ATGACAGCGAAAATTGTGATCGATCCGGTCTCCCGGATCGAGGGCCACCTCAAGATCGAAGCGATGGTCGAGAACGGCGTGGTCAAGGAGGCCAAGAGCTCGGGGATGATGTACCGGGGCTTCGAAAACATCCTGCTCGGTCGCGATCCCCGCGACGCCGCCCGCATCATGCAACGCATCTGCGGGGTCTGCCCGACCTCCCACGGTCTTGCCGCCACCTTCGCCCTCGACGAGGTTTACGGCGTCAACGGCAGCATCACCGACAACGGTCGCATCCTGCGCAACCTGATCCAGGGCGCCAACTTCGTCCAGTCGCACATCCTCCACTTCTACCAGCTCGCCGCCCTCGATTACGTCGACGTCACCGCCGTCGCCGACTACAGCGGCAGCGACCCGGAGCTGCAGAAGGTCAGGGACTTCATCGCCCGCGGCCACCTCGGCCCCTTCGTCCCCCGCTACGAGGGGGATTACCGCCTCACCAAGGAAGAGAACCGCCTTGCGGTCGCCCACTACGTCCAGGCCCTCAACATGCGCCGCCTCGCCCACGAGGCGGTCGCGGTCTTCGGCGGCAAGATGCCCCACAACATGTCGATCGTCGCCGGCGGCGTCACCTGTGCGCCGACCCTCGACAAGATGGCGGCCTTCCTCTGGAAGATCGAGCAGCTCGCCGACTTCATCGACCATGTCTACCTCCCCGACGTGCTGATGGTGGCGCGCCGCTACAGCGACTACTTCGGCGTCGGTGCCGGTTGCCGGCAGTTCCTCTCTTTCGGCGTCTTCGACCTCGACAGCGATCCCGACCTGACCAAGCGCCAGCGCTACCTTCCGCAGGGGATCGTCAAGGGGAGCGACCTCAAGCTGCGCCGCTTCGACCCGACCCGGGTGACAGAAGAGGTGGAGAACAGCTGGTTTGCCGCCGACGGCCCGGTACACCCCTATGACGGCCAGACCGTCGCCGACCGCGACAAGGCCGGGGCCTACAGCTGGGTCAAGTCGCCGCGCTACGCTGGCGAGGTCCTTGAGGTCGGTCCGCTGGCGCGCATGCTCGCCGCCTACGCCGCCGGCGACCGCCAGGTGCAAGGGGAGGTCAACGGTGTCCTCGGCCAGTTCAAGGCCTCCCCGGACGCCCTCTGCTCGGTCCTCGGCCGCCATGCGGCGCGCGCCATCGAGGCGAAGATCGTCGCCGAGCAACTCAAGGCCTGGGTGCTCCAGCTCAAGCCGGGCGAACCGACCTTCACCGACTTCAACCTCGATGTCACCTCCCGCGGCATGGGCCTGCACGAAGCGCCGCGCGGCGCCCTCGGCCACTGGATCGTCGCCGAAGGGGGGAAGGTCAAGAACTACCAGGCGATCGTCCCCACCACCTGGAATGCCGGCCCGATGGACGGCAAGGGCCAGCCCGGTCCGATCGAGCAGTCGCTGATCGGCACCCGGGTCAAGGACCAGCGCAACCCCTTCGAGCTGGTGCGCATCGTCCGCGCCTACGACCCCTGCCTCTCCTGCGCGGTCCACGCCGTCACCCCGAAAGGGGAGGACCTCGGCCACCTGGTAGTCGGGGGGGCGGCATGA
- a CDS encoding sigma-54-dependent transcriptional regulator: MEQGRIFICDDQPEVQQLLRKALESHGHQVEVFASGDKLLRLLEEHREDRPDLILLDLRPPVSDGLEVLRRIKALRAEQTVIVMSAFATVRGAVEAIKQGAHDYLLKPFLNDELYPLVDKVVEHNRLREENRSLKAEIRRRFDPDQVIFKSSAFRRVFELAKKVAPSDASVLIQGESGTGKELIASTIHYSSHRRDQRFLTINCAALTDTLLESQLFGHVKGAFTGAVTTQRGLVEEAHKGTLFLDEIGDVSPSLQAKLLRVLQEGEFIPVGSTKVRHADVRFLAATNKDLETEVAAGRFREDLFYRLNVVTLQVPPLRERKEDVPPLAEFFIARFATRSGQRITSEAISLLRAYDWPGNVRELENVIEMASILADGEDISAEQLPVKVMQGTPVEFTVPHEQMTLAELEALYIEQVYRQTRYHKVRTSSILGISRKTLDRKLVEYGIGKAEI, encoded by the coding sequence ATGGAACAGGGACGTATCTTTATTTGTGACGACCAGCCAGAGGTGCAGCAGCTGCTGCGCAAGGCGCTGGAATCCCACGGTCACCAGGTGGAAGTCTTTGCCAGCGGCGACAAGCTGCTGCGCCTGCTCGAGGAGCACCGCGAAGACCGTCCCGATCTGATCCTGCTCGATCTCCGTCCCCCGGTTTCCGACGGGCTCGAGGTGCTGCGCCGGATCAAGGCGCTGCGGGCCGAGCAGACGGTGATCGTTATGAGCGCCTTTGCCACCGTGCGCGGGGCGGTCGAGGCGATCAAGCAGGGGGCCCACGACTACCTGCTCAAGCCCTTCCTCAACGACGAGCTTTACCCCCTGGTCGACAAGGTGGTCGAGCACAACCGGCTGCGGGAGGAGAACCGCTCCCTCAAGGCGGAGATCCGTCGCCGCTTCGATCCCGACCAGGTGATCTTCAAGAGCAGCGCCTTCCGCCGCGTCTTCGAGCTGGCGAAGAAGGTCGCTCCCTCCGACGCCAGCGTCCTGATCCAGGGGGAGAGCGGCACCGGCAAGGAGCTGATCGCCTCGACCATCCATTACAGCAGCCACCGGCGCGACCAGCGCTTTCTGACCATCAACTGCGCGGCGCTGACCGACACCCTGTTAGAGAGCCAGCTCTTCGGCCACGTCAAGGGGGCCTTTACCGGCGCGGTGACGACCCAGCGCGGCCTGGTCGAAGAGGCGCACAAGGGGACCCTCTTTCTCGACGAGATCGGCGATGTCAGCCCCAGCCTGCAGGCCAAGCTGCTGCGGGTATTGCAGGAGGGGGAGTTCATCCCGGTCGGCTCGACCAAGGTGCGCCATGCCGACGTGCGCTTTCTCGCCGCCACCAACAAGGACCTCGAGACCGAAGTCGCCGCCGGCCGCTTCCGCGAAGATCTCTTCTACCGCCTCAACGTCGTTACCCTGCAGGTGCCGCCGCTGCGCGAGCGCAAGGAGGATGTGCCGCCGCTGGCCGAATTCTTCATCGCCCGTTTCGCCACCCGCAGCGGGCAGCGCATCACCTCCGAAGCGATCAGCTTGCTGCGCGCCTATGACTGGCCCGGAAATGTGCGCGAACTGGAGAACGTCATCGAGATGGCATCGATTCTCGCCGACGGCGAGGACATCAGCGCCGAGCAGCTCCCGGTCAAGGTGATGCAGGGGACCCCGGTCGAGTTCACCGTCCCCCACGAGCAGATGACCCTCGCCGAACTCGAAGCGCTCTACATCGAACAGGTCTACCGCCAGACCCGCTATCACAAGGTCCGAACCTCTTCCATCCTCGGCATCTCCCGCAAGACCCTCGACCGCAAACTGGTGGAGTACGGCATCGGCAAGGCCGAAATTTAG
- the hypA gene encoding hydrogenase maturation nickel metallochaperone HypA has product MHELGITQSIVDIAVRTAREQGATRVRSVTVEIGELAGVVADAVAFCYEACRQGTLLEGAELIIETIPGQARCSSCGSETPVDRYTFACPACGAFALERLQGEELQIREMEID; this is encoded by the coding sequence ATGCACGAACTCGGCATCACCCAGAGCATCGTCGATATCGCCGTCCGCACCGCCCGCGAGCAGGGGGCGACGCGGGTGCGCAGTGTCACCGTCGAGATCGGTGAGCTCGCCGGCGTGGTCGCCGATGCGGTGGCCTTCTGCTACGAGGCGTGCCGGCAGGGGACGCTGCTGGAGGGGGCCGAGCTGATCATCGAAACGATCCCGGGCCAGGCCCGTTGCAGCAGCTGCGGCAGCGAGACCCCCGTCGACCGCTACACCTTCGCCTGTCCCGCCTGCGGCGCCTTTGCCCTGGAGCGGCTGCAAGGGGAGGAACTGCAGATCCGTGAAATGGAGATCGACTGA
- the hypB gene encoding hydrogenase nickel incorporation protein HypB has product MCIDCGCPTAAPHHHDHDHGHEHEQVPGRTIRVEESLLAKNDRLAERNRDRFSAFRLLVLNLVSSPGSGKTSILERTLADLKGELAFAVLEGDQQTANDADRIAATGVPVKQINTGAGCHLDAHMVGHGVDGFDLGLTDILMIENVGNLVCPASFDLGEDHKVAVLSVTEGEDKPLKYPQMFRAANLMLINKVDLLPYLRFDVEKCKSFARQVNPQIEILELSCHSGEGMTAWYDWLRENVSKKRDAGWVTRRA; this is encoded by the coding sequence ATGTGCATTGACTGTGGCTGCCCGACCGCCGCCCCCCACCACCATGATCACGACCATGGCCACGAACACGAGCAGGTGCCAGGCCGCACGATCCGGGTCGAGGAGAGCCTCCTCGCCAAGAACGACCGGCTGGCGGAACGCAACCGCGACCGTTTTTCCGCCTTCCGGCTGCTGGTCCTGAATCTGGTCAGCTCCCCCGGCTCGGGCAAGACCTCGATCCTCGAACGGACCCTGGCCGACCTGAAAGGGGAGCTCGCCTTTGCGGTCCTGGAAGGGGACCAGCAGACCGCCAACGATGCCGACCGCATCGCCGCCACCGGGGTGCCGGTCAAGCAGATCAACACCGGCGCCGGCTGCCACCTCGACGCCCACATGGTCGGCCACGGCGTCGACGGCTTCGACCTCGGGTTGACCGACATCCTGATGATCGAAAATGTCGGCAACCTCGTCTGCCCTGCCTCCTTCGATCTCGGCGAAGACCACAAGGTGGCGGTCCTCTCGGTCACCGAGGGGGAGGACAAGCCCCTCAAGTACCCGCAGATGTTCCGCGCCGCCAACCTGATGCTGATCAACAAGGTCGACCTCCTCCCCTACCTGCGCTTCGATGTCGAGAAGTGCAAGAGCTTCGCCCGCCAGGTCAACCCGCAGATCGAGATCCTCGAGCTCTCCTGCCATTCGGGGGAAGGGATGACGGCCTGGTACGACTGGCTGCGAGAAAATGTCAGCAAAAAACGGGACGCGGGATGGGTGACGCGGCGCGCATAA
- a CDS encoding HypC/HybG/HupF family hydrogenase formation chaperone, translating to MCLGVPMRVMSIDGETACCEIDGVQRQASLMMVDGVAIGDFVLIHAGFAIEKLDEEDARETLRIFRELIADGVFPE from the coding sequence ATGTGTCTTGGCGTCCCCATGCGGGTGATGAGTATCGACGGTGAAACCGCCTGCTGCGAAATCGACGGCGTCCAGCGCCAGGCGAGCCTGATGATGGTCGACGGGGTAGCGATCGGCGATTTTGTCCTGATCCACGCCGGCTTCGCCATCGAGAAGCTCGACGAAGAAGATGCCCGGGAGACGCTGCGCATCTTCCGCGAGCTGATCGCCGACGGGGTCTTCCCGGAATGA